A window from Candidatus Korarchaeota archaeon NZ13-K encodes these proteins:
- a CDS encoding tungstate ABC transporter substrate-binding protein WtpA, with translation MRGLKLAALIMIALIVAGLSYSIIPSFKTGRKQPAEGSGADSKAGNNPKGVIVVLHAGSLTSPLEEVKREYERRNPNVEIRLEASGSAEAIRKVTELKKRADIVMSADYHLIETMMIPDHASWYVIFASNQLVLAYGRGSKYSGEVNGSNWYEILMRKDVRIGISDPNKDPCGYRALMSILLAEKLYRVPLSSILTEGTNVRVRGTEAWVPDPIEGSGRVIIRPKSVELLSLLEAGIIDYAFEYKSVAVQHGLSYVELPQEISFSSPELEDLYSLAVVHLNAGRDEVVVRGSAIAYALTVPKVSENEGAAIDFLRFLLTEGLRIFEEQGQPPLRPPLGFGEVPAKLKDLVEVRG, from the coding sequence ATGAGGGGACTCAAGCTGGCCGCGCTGATCATGATCGCTTTAATCGTCGCGGGTCTGTCCTATTCAATCATTCCATCATTCAAAACAGGGAGAAAACAACCTGCCGAGGGATCGGGAGCTGATAGCAAGGCCGGGAACAACCCCAAGGGAGTGATAGTGGTTCTCCACGCGGGCTCCCTCACCTCACCCCTGGAGGAGGTGAAGAGGGAGTACGAGAGGAGGAACCCGAACGTTGAGATCAGGCTTGAGGCCAGTGGGAGCGCCGAAGCCATCAGAAAGGTGACAGAGCTGAAGAAGAGAGCTGATATTGTGATGTCAGCGGATTACCATCTGATTGAGACGATGATGATCCCGGATCACGCTTCTTGGTACGTGATCTTCGCGTCGAACCAACTGGTTCTGGCCTACGGGAGGGGGAGCAAGTACTCCGGTGAGGTGAACGGCAGCAACTGGTACGAGATTCTGATGAGAAAGGACGTTAGGATTGGAATTTCCGATCCAAACAAGGATCCTTGCGGCTATAGGGCATTGATGTCCATTCTTCTAGCTGAAAAACTCTACAGAGTACCTCTGAGCTCCATACTGACTGAGGGGACCAACGTGAGGGTGAGAGGCACAGAGGCATGGGTTCCGGATCCGATCGAGGGATCTGGGAGGGTCATCATAAGGCCCAAGAGCGTTGAGCTCCTCTCCTTGCTCGAGGCTGGGATCATAGACTACGCTTTTGAGTACAAGAGCGTCGCGGTCCAGCATGGACTCAGCTACGTTGAGCTCCCCCAAGAGATAAGCTTCTCCTCTCCGGAGCTTGAGGACCTTTACTCCCTGGCCGTCGTTCACCTCAACGCCGGGCGGGATGAGGTGGTGGTGAGGGGGAGCGCTATAGCATACGCCCTCACGGTTCCCAAGGTATCCGAGAACGAGGGGGCGGCTATCGACTTCCTGAGGTTCCTGCTCACCGAGGGGCTGAGGATATTTGAGGAGCAGGGGCAGCCTCCTCTCAGACCGCCGCTTGGCTTCGGTGAGGTGCCTGCCAAGCTCAAGGACCTGGTTGAGGTGAGGGGTTGA